In the genome of Streptomyces pactum, one region contains:
- a CDS encoding ATP-dependent RNA helicase — protein MTIRTDALSRLPVGACVPELLGALDAHGGAVLCAPPGTGKTTLVPLALSGLLDGPGRHRRVLVAEPRRIAARAAARRMAWLLGEPVGDGAGGGRVGFTVRGERRAGPRTVVEVVTTGVLLQRLQRDPELAGVDTVILDECHERHLDADTAAAFLLDVRATLRPELRLIAASATSDTTGWARLLGTGAGPAPVVTAEGAAHPVQVVWSPPARPVRPPHGTRTDPALLAHVASVVRRALAERAGDVLCFLPGVGEIARVAGQLAGCGAEVLQVHGRAPAEVQDAVLAGSGGGGRRVVLATSVAESSLTVPGVRVVVDSGLAREPRVDHARGLSALTTVRASRASARQRAGRAGREAPGTVYRCWSEADDARLPPLPAPEIAVADLTAFALQAACWGDPDASGLSLLDPPPGGAMAAAREVLTAIGAVDERGAATARGARMARLGVHPRLARALLDGAERVGARRAAEVVALLSEEPPREYGDDLAAAWRAARAGGDGYAARWRQEARRLERALAADHPARPAGPGRDRVASGPAAHDGPGAGQGDPGGGRPSAGRTPAGHPPADRPASGPAGGVRVTGDDAVAGLVAALAFPERVARVRAGHSYLMAAGTGAELADGSALRSAPWLAVAVADRPVAAASARVRLAAVTDEDTARAAASALASSGVEVAWADGDVVAREVERLGAIELRVRPLASPDPALIREALLDGLRREGPVLLRWTADAGRLRERMAFLHRVLGEPWPEVSDAALLERAEEWLEPELSAARRRADLARIDAGQALGRLLPWSTGDAARLDELAPERIEVPSGSRVRVDYAAEQPVLAVKLQEMFGLARTPRVAGVPVLVHLLSPAGRPVAVTADLESFWADGYRSVRAELRGRYPRHPWPEDPRTAAPTRRTNARR, from the coding sequence GTGACCATCCGTACCGACGCCCTCTCCCGGCTCCCCGTGGGCGCCTGTGTGCCCGAGCTGCTCGGCGCGCTGGACGCGCACGGCGGCGCGGTGCTGTGCGCTCCGCCCGGCACCGGCAAGACGACCCTGGTCCCGCTGGCGCTGAGCGGGCTGCTCGACGGCCCCGGCCGGCACCGGCGGGTGCTGGTCGCCGAGCCGCGCCGGATCGCGGCCCGGGCGGCGGCCCGGCGCATGGCGTGGCTGCTGGGCGAACCGGTGGGCGACGGCGCGGGCGGCGGGCGGGTGGGGTTCACGGTGCGCGGCGAGCGCCGGGCCGGGCCACGGACCGTGGTGGAGGTGGTGACCACCGGCGTCCTGCTCCAGCGGTTGCAGCGCGACCCGGAGCTGGCCGGGGTGGACACGGTGATCCTGGACGAGTGCCACGAGCGGCACCTGGACGCGGACACCGCCGCCGCCTTCCTGCTCGACGTGCGCGCCACCCTCCGCCCCGAGCTGCGGCTGATCGCCGCCTCCGCGACCTCCGACACCACGGGGTGGGCGCGGCTGCTGGGGACCGGTGCCGGGCCGGCGCCGGTGGTGACCGCGGAGGGTGCCGCCCACCCCGTGCAGGTGGTGTGGTCGCCGCCCGCGCGGCCGGTGCGCCCGCCGCACGGGACGCGCACCGACCCGGCCCTGCTGGCGCACGTCGCCTCCGTGGTGCGGCGGGCGCTCGCCGAGCGCGCCGGTGACGTGCTGTGCTTCCTGCCCGGGGTGGGCGAGATCGCCCGGGTGGCGGGACAGCTGGCCGGCTGCGGCGCGGAGGTCCTCCAGGTGCACGGGCGCGCCCCGGCCGAGGTGCAGGACGCGGTGCTGGCCGGGTCGGGCGGCGGCGGCCGCCGGGTGGTGCTGGCGACGTCGGTGGCCGAATCGAGTTTGACCGTCCCCGGGGTGCGGGTGGTGGTGGACAGCGGGCTGGCCCGGGAGCCGCGGGTCGATCACGCCCGGGGGCTGAGCGCCCTGACCACGGTACGGGCGTCCCGGGCGTCGGCCCGGCAGCGGGCGGGACGGGCCGGCCGGGAGGCCCCCGGCACGGTGTACCGCTGCTGGAGCGAGGCGGACGACGCCCGGCTGCCCCCGCTGCCGGCCCCGGAGATCGCGGTGGCCGATCTGACGGCCTTCGCCCTGCAGGCCGCCTGCTGGGGCGATCCGGACGCCTCCGGGCTGTCGCTGCTCGACCCGCCGCCCGGTGGGGCGATGGCCGCCGCCCGGGAGGTCCTGACCGCGATCGGCGCGGTGGACGAACGGGGTGCGGCCACCGCGCGGGGCGCCCGGATGGCCCGCCTGGGGGTGCACCCCCGGCTCGCCCGGGCCCTGCTGGACGGCGCGGAGCGGGTCGGCGCCCGGCGGGCGGCGGAGGTGGTGGCGCTGCTCTCCGAGGAACCGCCCCGGGAGTACGGGGACGACCTGGCGGCGGCGTGGCGCGCGGCCCGGGCCGGCGGCGACGGCTATGCGGCCCGCTGGCGGCAGGAGGCGCGCCGGCTGGAGCGCGCCCTGGCGGCGGACCACCCCGCGCGGCCCGCCGGCCCCGGCCGTGACCGTGTGGCCTCCGGCCCGGCCGCCCACGACGGCCCGGGTGCCGGTCAGGGCGACCCGGGTGGCGGCCGTCCGTCCGCCGGCCGCACGCCGGCCGGTCACCCGCCTGCCGACCGGCCGGCGTCCGGGCCGGCCGGCGGCGTCCGGGTCACCGGCGACGACGCGGTGGCCGGCCTCGTCGCCGCGCTCGCCTTCCCCGAGCGGGTGGCCCGCGTACGGGCCGGGCACAGCTATCTGATGGCCGCCGGCACCGGTGCCGAACTCGCCGACGGCTCGGCGCTGCGCAGCGCGCCGTGGCTCGCGGTGGCCGTCGCCGACCGCCCGGTGGCCGCCGCCTCGGCACGGGTGCGGCTGGCCGCGGTGACCGACGAGGACACCGCCCGCGCCGCCGCCTCCGCGCTCGCCTCCTCCGGCGTCGAGGTGGCCTGGGCCGACGGTGACGTGGTGGCCCGGGAGGTGGAGCGGCTGGGGGCGATCGAGCTGCGGGTCCGCCCGCTGGCCTCCCCGGACCCGGCGCTGATCAGGGAGGCCCTGCTGGACGGTCTGCGCCGGGAGGGACCGGTGCTGCTGCGCTGGACCGCCGATGCCGGGCGGCTGCGGGAGCGGATGGCGTTCCTCCACCGGGTGCTGGGCGAGCCGTGGCCCGAGGTGTCCGACGCCGCGCTGCTGGAACGCGCCGAGGAGTGGCTGGAACCGGAACTGTCCGCGGCCCGCCGACGGGCGGACCTGGCCCGGATCGACGCCGGACAGGCCCTGGGCAGGCTGCTGCCGTGGTCCACCGGGGACGCGGCCCGCCTGGACGAGCTGGCCCCGGAGCGGATCGAGGTCCCCAGCGGCTCCCGGGTGCGGGTGGACTACGCCGCCGAACAGCCCGTGCTGGCGGTGAAACTGCAGGAGATGTTCGGCCTCGCCCGGACCCCGCGGGTGGCCGGGGTGCCGGTGCTGGTCCACCTGCTCTCCCCCGCCGGACGGCCGGTGGCGGTCACCGCCGACCTGGAGTCGTTCTGGGCCGACGGCTACCGGTCGGTGCGGGCGGAGCTGCGGGGCCGCTATCCCCGGCACCCGTGGCCGGAGGACCCCCGGACCGCGGCCCCCACCCGGCGCACCAACGCCCGCCGCTGA
- a CDS encoding lytic transglycosylase has protein sequence MAAHYGRRLRKRAATTAVAAVAMAALTASQAPGFAGTPNREREAAGGSGASAPPGTPIDGGSPYHTDLPPLVRPDRPDASADLPGGPGDSPGRGPLIATGPAERGIPATVLDAYKRAEASLRESNPGCNLPWQLLAAIGKVESGQARGGAVDADGTTFTPILGPQLNGVGFANITDTDGGAYDGDTTHDRAVGPMQFIPSTWAGWGRDGNGDGVRNPNNIYDAALAAGSYLCAGGRDLSDPADLDRAILGYNPSREYLRTVLSWFEYYKTGTHEVPDGAGTPSRRDPADAGEGRNPGKPGGTSDKPGKKPDKNEGNEGKPGKPDRPEPPAGGSGGGDKPAPEPTRSPSPRGARPGVRPGGRRGDHLTAEAGEEFALSPRVRARTATGKPVSGVAVRYEIVGETDTRFAGNVRRAVVVTGEDGVAVAPRLRAGERTGEFTVRATAPGRNLPAVDFASTVTAPPVPGADTLARTDTEVLRATAGAEFTAPLSVLATAEGRPVAGVPVTATMITSDAVNPAQNTAGPYFKGADGNPLRVLEGLKTDAQGRLTLPQIFADDQTGTFRLRLTTADGTVLVVDLLVTAPTAG, from the coding sequence ATGGCAGCGCACTACGGTCGGCGGCTTCGCAAGCGGGCCGCCACGACGGCGGTGGCGGCGGTCGCGATGGCCGCCCTCACCGCCTCGCAGGCGCCCGGCTTCGCCGGTACACCGAACCGGGAGCGGGAGGCGGCCGGCGGGTCCGGCGCCTCGGCCCCGCCCGGCACGCCGATCGACGGTGGCTCCCCCTACCACACCGACCTCCCGCCGCTGGTCAGGCCGGACCGGCCGGACGCCTCGGCGGATCTGCCCGGGGGGCCGGGTGACAGCCCCGGCCGGGGCCCGCTGATCGCCACCGGCCCCGCCGAGCGGGGCATACCGGCGACGGTGCTCGACGCCTACAAGCGGGCCGAGGCGAGCCTGCGGGAGTCCAACCCCGGGTGCAACCTCCCCTGGCAGCTGCTCGCCGCCATCGGCAAGGTGGAATCGGGCCAGGCGCGCGGCGGTGCGGTGGACGCCGACGGCACCACCTTCACCCCGATCCTGGGCCCCCAGCTGAACGGCGTCGGGTTCGCCAACATCACCGACACCGACGGCGGGGCGTACGACGGGGACACCACCCACGACCGTGCCGTGGGCCCCATGCAGTTCATCCCCTCCACCTGGGCGGGCTGGGGCCGGGACGGCAACGGCGACGGCGTGCGGAACCCCAACAACATCTACGACGCCGCGCTCGCCGCCGGGAGTTACCTGTGCGCGGGGGGCCGAGACCTGTCCGACCCGGCCGACCTGGACCGCGCGATCCTGGGCTACAACCCGTCCCGGGAGTACCTGCGGACGGTCCTGTCCTGGTTCGAGTACTACAAGACGGGCACCCACGAGGTCCCGGACGGCGCCGGAACGCCCTCCCGGCGCGACCCGGCGGACGCCGGCGAGGGCAGGAACCCGGGCAAGCCCGGCGGTACCTCCGACAAGCCCGGCAAGAAGCCGGACAAGAACGAGGGCAACGAAGGGAAGCCCGGCAAGCCGGACCGGCCGGAGCCCCCGGCCGGCGGATCCGGGGGCGGCGACAAGCCCGCGCCCGAGCCGACCAGATCCCCGAGCCCCCGAGGCGCCCGCCCCGGTGTCCGCCCTGGCGGTCGTCGGGGAGACCACCTCACCGCGGAGGCGGGCGAGGAGTTCGCCCTCTCCCCGCGGGTGCGGGCCCGTACCGCCACCGGCAAGCCGGTCTCCGGGGTGGCCGTGCGGTACGAGATCGTCGGCGAGACCGACACCCGGTTCGCCGGCAACGTCCGCCGGGCCGTCGTGGTCACCGGCGAGGACGGGGTCGCCGTCGCGCCCCGGCTGCGGGCGGGGGAGCGGACGGGCGAGTTCACCGTGCGCGCCACCGCGCCGGGCCGGAACCTCCCCGCGGTGGACTTCGCCTCCACCGTCACCGCCCCGCCGGTTCCCGGGGCGGACACGCTGGCGCGGACCGACACCGAGGTGCTCCGGGCCACCGCCGGGGCCGAGTTCACCGCCCCGCTCAGCGTCCTGGCGACCGCCGAGGGACGGCCGGTGGCGGGTGTCCCGGTCACCGCGACCATGATCACCTCGGACGCGGTCAACCCCGCGCAGAACACCGCCGGTCCGTACTTCAAGGGAGCCGACGGCAACCCGCTGCGGGTGCTGGAGGGGCTGAAGACCGACGCCCAGGGCCGGCTGACGCTGCCGCAGATCTTCGCCGACGACCAGACCGGCACCTTCCGGCTCCGGCTCACCACGGCCGACGGGACGGTCCTCGTGGTGGACCTGCTCGTCACCGCGCCCACCGCCGGCTGA
- the polA gene encoding DNA polymerase I has translation MAEKASKQTDPSVRSAPRAEQSDPGERPRLMLLDGHSLAYRAFFALPAENFNTTTGQTTNAIYGFASMLANTLRDEQPTHLAVAFDVSRKTWRSERFTEYKANRSTTPDQFKGQVELIGELLDSMNVPRFAVDGYEADDVIATLATQAEAAGFEVLVVTGDRDSFQLVSDHVTVLYPTKGVSELTRFTPAKVEEKYGLTPRQYPDFAALRGDPSDNLPGIPGVGEKTAAKWINQFGSFAELVERADEVKGKVGEKLREHLESVKLNRELTELVRDVALPVGPEGLRRAPYDRQALSVILDALEFRHQNFRDRLMAADPGETEAEAPPAAGVAVDGVALGAGELAPWLAEHGGAPLGLATVHAWALGSGSVSEIALATAGGPAAWFDPATLDEADERAFAGWIADPARPKVLHDAKGVMRVFAEHGWTVAGVTMDTALAAYLVKPGRRSFALDALSVEYLGRELAPAAADSGQLAFGADEQAEQDALMTQARAVLDLGAAFEQRLAEVGAAELLRDVELPTSALLARMERAGIAADRAWLDRMEQQFAAAVQQAVREAHASVGHEFNLGSPKQLQEVLFGELSLPKTKKTKTGYTTDADALAWLAGQTEHELPVIMLRHREQARLRSTVEGLIKTIAPGGRIHTTFNQTVAATGRLSSTDPNLQNIPVRTDEGRAIRRGFVVGEGYESLLTADYSQIELRVMAHLSEDEGLIEAFTSGEDLHTTVASQVFSVAKSEVDPEMRRKIKAMSYGLAYGLSAFGLSQQLNISPDEARKLMDTFFERFGGVRDYLQRVVEEARATGYTETMLGRRRYLPDLNSDNRQRREMAERMALNAPIQGTAADIVKVAMLKVDEALRGDGLSSRLLLQVHDEIVLEIAPGERERVEELVRQEMSGAVSLRAPLDVSIGHGPDWESAAH, from the coding sequence GTGGCAGAGAAAGCATCGAAGCAGACCGATCCCAGCGTCCGGAGCGCGCCGCGGGCCGAGCAGTCCGACCCGGGCGAGCGGCCCCGGCTGATGCTGCTGGACGGGCACTCGCTGGCGTACCGGGCGTTCTTCGCGCTGCCCGCGGAGAACTTCAACACCACCACCGGGCAGACGACGAACGCGATCTACGGGTTCGCGTCGATGCTGGCGAACACGCTCCGTGACGAGCAGCCCACGCATCTGGCGGTCGCCTTCGACGTCTCCCGCAAGACCTGGCGCTCGGAGCGGTTCACCGAGTACAAGGCGAACCGCTCCACCACCCCGGACCAGTTCAAGGGGCAGGTCGAGCTGATCGGCGAGCTGCTGGACTCGATGAACGTGCCCCGGTTCGCGGTGGACGGGTACGAGGCGGACGACGTGATCGCCACGCTGGCCACCCAGGCCGAGGCCGCCGGGTTCGAGGTCCTCGTCGTCACCGGTGACCGGGACTCCTTCCAGCTGGTCAGCGACCACGTCACGGTGCTGTACCCGACCAAGGGGGTCTCCGAGCTGACCCGGTTCACCCCGGCGAAGGTGGAGGAGAAGTACGGGCTCACCCCGCGGCAGTACCCCGATTTCGCGGCGCTGCGCGGCGACCCGTCGGACAACCTGCCCGGCATCCCCGGGGTGGGGGAGAAGACCGCCGCGAAGTGGATCAACCAGTTCGGGTCGTTCGCGGAGCTGGTGGAGCGGGCGGACGAGGTCAAGGGCAAGGTCGGCGAGAAGCTCCGGGAGCACCTGGAGTCGGTGAAGCTCAACCGGGAGCTGACCGAGCTGGTGCGGGACGTGGCGCTGCCGGTGGGCCCGGAGGGGCTGCGGCGCGCCCCCTACGACCGGCAGGCGCTGTCGGTGATCCTGGACGCGCTGGAGTTCCGCCACCAGAACTTCCGCGACCGGCTGATGGCGGCCGACCCCGGTGAGACGGAGGCGGAGGCCCCGCCGGCGGCCGGGGTCGCGGTGGACGGCGTGGCGCTGGGCGCCGGTGAGCTGGCGCCGTGGCTGGCCGAGCACGGCGGCGCGCCGCTGGGGCTGGCCACCGTCCACGCCTGGGCGCTGGGCAGCGGCAGCGTGAGCGAGATCGCCCTGGCGACGGCCGGCGGCCCGGCCGCCTGGTTCGACCCGGCCACCCTGGACGAGGCGGACGAGCGGGCCTTCGCCGGCTGGATCGCCGACCCCGCCCGGCCGAAGGTGCTGCACGACGCCAAGGGGGTGATGCGGGTCTTCGCCGAGCACGGCTGGACGGTGGCCGGCGTCACCATGGACACCGCGCTCGCCGCCTACCTGGTCAAGCCCGGCCGCCGCTCGTTCGCGCTGGACGCGCTGTCGGTGGAGTACCTGGGCCGGGAGCTGGCGCCGGCCGCGGCGGACAGCGGCCAGCTGGCCTTCGGCGCCGACGAGCAGGCCGAGCAGGACGCGCTGATGACGCAGGCGCGCGCGGTGCTCGACCTGGGCGCGGCCTTCGAGCAGCGGCTGGCCGAGGTGGGCGCCGCGGAGCTGCTGCGGGACGTCGAACTGCCCACCTCCGCGCTGCTGGCCCGGATGGAGCGGGCGGGCATCGCCGCCGACCGGGCCTGGCTGGACCGGATGGAGCAGCAGTTCGCCGCGGCGGTGCAGCAGGCGGTGCGGGAGGCGCACGCCTCGGTGGGCCACGAGTTCAACCTGGGCTCGCCCAAGCAGCTCCAGGAGGTCCTCTTCGGGGAGCTGTCGCTGCCGAAGACGAAGAAGACCAAGACCGGTTACACCACCGACGCGGACGCGCTCGCCTGGCTGGCGGGCCAGACCGAGCACGAGCTGCCGGTGATCATGCTGCGGCACCGGGAACAGGCCCGGCTGCGCTCCACCGTCGAGGGGCTGATCAAGACGATCGCGCCGGGCGGGCGGATCCACACCACCTTCAACCAGACCGTGGCGGCGACCGGCCGGCTGTCGTCGACCGACCCCAACCTGCAGAACATCCCGGTGCGCACCGACGAGGGGCGGGCGATCCGGCGGGGTTTCGTGGTCGGTGAGGGGTACGAGTCCCTGCTGACCGCGGACTACAGCCAGATCGAGCTGCGGGTGATGGCGCACCTGTCCGAGGACGAGGGCCTGATCGAGGCGTTCACCTCCGGCGAGGACCTGCACACCACGGTGGCCTCGCAGGTGTTCTCGGTGGCGAAGTCCGAGGTCGACCCGGAGATGCGCCGCAAGATCAAGGCGATGTCCTACGGCCTGGCGTACGGGCTCTCCGCGTTCGGGCTCTCCCAGCAGCTGAACATCTCGCCGGACGAGGCGCGGAAGCTGATGGACACCTTCTTCGAGCGGTTCGGCGGGGTGCGGGACTACCTCCAGCGGGTGGTGGAGGAGGCGCGGGCCACCGGCTACACCGAGACGATGCTCGGCCGCCGCCGCTATCTGCCCGACCTCAACAGCGACAACCGGCAGCGCCGGGAGATGGCCGAGCGGATGGCGCTCAACGCCCCGATCCAGGGCACCGCCGCGGACATCGTCAAGGTGGCCATGCTCAAGGTGGACGAGGCGCTGCGGGGCGATGGGCTCTCCTCCCGGCTGCTGCTTCAGGTGCACGACGAGATCGTGCTGGAGATCGCTCCCGGTGAGAGGGAACGCGTCGAGGAACTGGTGCGTCAGGAGATGTCGGGAGCGGTGTCTCTCCGGGCACCCCTGGACGTGTCGATCGGGCACGGTCCGGACTGGGAATCGGCGGCCCACTGA
- a CDS encoding FdhF/YdeP family oxidoreductase, with the protein MAAKPPAGDPVQDAPEVGAPQHAAAGLPAIAHTVRMAQQQMGVTRSVLTLLRVNQKDGFDCPGCAWPEPDKPHTAEFCENGAKAVAEEATLRRVTPAFFAAHPVSELATRSGYWLGQQGRLTHPMYLEEGSDTYRPIGWDRAFDIIAEELRALDSPDEAVFYTSGRTSNEAAFLYQLFAREFGTNNLPDCSNMCHESSGSALTETLGVGKGSVLLDDLYRADLIIVAGQNPGTNHPRMLSALEKAKGNGARIITVNPLPEAGMERFKNPQTPRGLAGGGTPLTDLFLQIRIGGDQALFRALGKRVLEAAEEDPGAVDEAFVREHTHGFEEYAAAARAADWDETLRATGLTRDEIEAAARMVLASRRTIVCWAMGLTQHKHAVPTIREVVNFLLLRGNVGRPGAGVCPVRGHSNVQGDRTMGIFERPDPAFLDALEREFGFAPPREHGLDVVRAIRALRDGRAKVFFAMGGNFVAASPDTEVTEAAMRRARLTVHVSTKLNRSHVVTGARALILPTLGRTERDIRGGRAQSVTVEDSMGMVHASRGRLAPAGPELLSEPAIVCRLARRVLPGSRTPWEEFADDYAAVRDRIARVIPGFEDFNARVAVPGGFALPHAPRDERRFPTATGKANFTAAEVEYPRVPEGRLLLQTLRSHDQYNTTVYGLDDRYRGIKGGRRVVLVHPDDAAALGFADGAYADLVGEWTDGTERRAPGFRVVHYPTARGCAAAYYPETNVLVPLDATADTSNTPASKSLVVRLEPVTPA; encoded by the coding sequence ATGGCAGCCAAGCCGCCCGCAGGAGACCCGGTGCAGGACGCGCCCGAGGTGGGCGCCCCGCAGCACGCCGCCGCCGGACTGCCCGCCATCGCCCACACCGTGCGCATGGCCCAGCAGCAGATGGGCGTCACCCGCAGCGTGCTCACCCTGCTGCGGGTCAACCAGAAGGACGGCTTCGACTGCCCCGGCTGCGCCTGGCCGGAGCCGGACAAGCCGCACACCGCGGAATTCTGCGAGAACGGCGCCAAGGCCGTCGCCGAGGAGGCGACGCTGCGCCGGGTCACCCCCGCCTTCTTCGCCGCCCACCCGGTGTCCGAGCTGGCCACCCGCAGCGGCTACTGGCTCGGCCAGCAGGGCCGGCTCACCCACCCCATGTATTTGGAGGAGGGCTCCGACACCTACCGGCCCATCGGCTGGGACCGGGCCTTCGACATCATCGCCGAGGAACTCCGGGCGCTGGACTCCCCCGACGAGGCCGTCTTCTACACCTCCGGCCGCACCAGCAACGAGGCCGCCTTCCTCTACCAGCTCTTCGCCCGCGAGTTCGGCACCAACAACCTGCCGGACTGCTCCAACATGTGCCACGAGTCGTCCGGCTCGGCGCTCACCGAGACCCTCGGCGTCGGCAAGGGCAGCGTGCTCCTGGACGACCTGTACCGGGCCGACCTGATCATCGTCGCCGGGCAGAACCCGGGCACCAACCACCCCCGGATGCTCTCCGCGCTGGAGAAGGCCAAGGGCAACGGCGCCCGGATCATCACCGTCAACCCGCTGCCCGAGGCGGGCATGGAACGGTTCAAGAACCCGCAGACCCCGCGCGGCCTGGCCGGCGGCGGCACCCCCCTGACCGACCTGTTCCTGCAGATCCGCATCGGCGGCGACCAGGCGCTCTTCCGGGCCCTGGGCAAGCGCGTCCTGGAGGCGGCCGAGGAGGACCCCGGCGCCGTGGACGAGGCGTTCGTCCGCGAGCACACCCACGGCTTCGAGGAGTACGCGGCGGCGGCCCGCGCCGCCGACTGGGACGAGACGCTCCGCGCCACCGGCCTGACCCGCGACGAGATCGAAGCGGCGGCGCGCATGGTGCTCGCCTCCCGCCGCACCATCGTCTGCTGGGCGATGGGCCTCACCCAGCACAAGCACGCCGTCCCCACCATCCGCGAGGTGGTCAACTTCCTGCTGCTGCGCGGCAACGTCGGACGCCCCGGCGCCGGGGTCTGCCCGGTGCGCGGCCACAGCAACGTGCAGGGCGACCGCACCATGGGCATCTTCGAACGGCCCGACCCGGCCTTCCTCGACGCGCTGGAGCGCGAGTTCGGCTTCGCCCCGCCGCGCGAGCACGGCCTGGACGTGGTCCGTGCCATCCGCGCCCTGCGCGACGGCCGGGCCAAGGTCTTCTTCGCCATGGGCGGGAACTTCGTCGCCGCCTCCCCCGACACCGAGGTCACCGAGGCCGCCATGCGCAGGGCCCGGCTGACCGTGCACGTCTCCACCAAGCTCAACCGCTCCCACGTGGTGACCGGCGCCCGCGCCCTGATCCTGCCCACCCTCGGCCGCACCGAGCGCGACATCCGCGGCGGCCGGGCCCAGTCCGTCACCGTCGAGGACTCCATGGGCATGGTGCACGCCTCCCGCGGGCGGCTCGCCCCGGCCGGCCCCGAACTGCTCTCCGAGCCCGCCATCGTCTGCCGGCTCGCCCGGCGGGTGCTCCCCGGCAGCCGCACCCCGTGGGAGGAGTTCGCCGACGACTACGCGGCCGTCCGGGACCGCATCGCCCGGGTGATCCCCGGCTTCGAGGACTTCAACGCCCGCGTCGCCGTCCCCGGCGGCTTCGCCCTGCCGCACGCCCCCCGCGACGAGCGGCGCTTCCCCACCGCCACCGGCAAGGCGAACTTCACCGCCGCGGAGGTGGAGTACCCGCGGGTACCCGAGGGACGTTTGCTGCTGCAGACACTCCGCTCGCACGACCAGTACAACACCACCGTCTACGGCCTCGACGACCGCTACCGCGGCATCAAGGGCGGCCGGCGGGTCGTCCTGGTGCACCCCGACGACGCCGCCGCGCTGGGGTTCGCGGACGGCGCGTACGCCGACCTCGTCGGCGAGTGGACCGACGGCACCGAGCGGCGCGCGCCCGGCTTCCGGGTGGTGCACTACCCCACCGCCCGCGGCTGCGCCGCCGCCTACTACCCCGAGACCAACGTGCTGGTCCCGCTGGACGCCACCGCCGACACCAGCAACACCCCGGCGAGCAAGTCGCTGGTCGTCCGCCTGGAGCCGGTCACCCCCGCCTGA
- a CDS encoding PaaI family thioesterase, translating into MGEQTSVKFPQEVIDEYAALGVDLPALFSAGSLGERMGVRILEAAPERVVGTMPVEGNTQPYGLLHGGASAVLAETLGSVGAMLHGGSTRIAVGVDLNCTHHRGVRSGLVTGVATPVHRGRSTATYEIVISDEQDRRVCTARLTCLLRDAAPGGTGQGPERSGTPTAG; encoded by the coding sequence ATGGGCGAGCAGACCAGCGTGAAGTTCCCGCAGGAGGTCATCGACGAGTACGCGGCGCTCGGCGTCGATCTGCCCGCGCTGTTCTCCGCCGGCAGCCTCGGCGAGCGGATGGGCGTGCGCATCCTGGAGGCCGCCCCCGAGCGGGTGGTGGGCACCATGCCGGTGGAGGGCAACACCCAGCCGTACGGGCTGCTGCACGGCGGCGCCTCGGCGGTGCTCGCCGAGACCCTCGGCTCGGTCGGCGCCATGCTGCACGGCGGCAGCACCCGGATCGCGGTCGGTGTCGACCTCAACTGCACCCACCACCGCGGCGTCCGCTCCGGGCTGGTCACCGGCGTCGCCACCCCCGTCCACCGGGGCCGCTCCACCGCCACCTACGAGATCGTGATCAGCGACGAGCAGGACCGCCGGGTGTGCACCGCACGGCTGACCTGCCTGCTCCGCGACGCCGCCCCCGGCGGCACGGGACAGGGCCCGGAGCGGTCCGGCACCCCCACCGCCGGCTGA
- a CDS encoding trypsin-like serine protease gives MRAIRMGNTGRRAAVAAAGAAVLALGTQLPAAAVNSYNATPAPERTEVGALVATWDDDGDPGTPDRVDWVCSGTMVDSGTFLTAAHCTTDWPENVRFHVSLDQDVQAGLDRAAEQHPGDPAAVARAVAVPGTAHSHPAYPGPASDTHDIAVVEVDPAAMKARWSFTPATLPAAGLFDRLGPQGLNGAGFTVAGYGTQEAQRGPGGHTHPGGGVRMKAPTTFNALNDAWIRLSMTAPQGNGGACYGDSGGPNFATVNGERLLVSTTITGDTPCYATNVTYRLDTPGARAFLAPFVKLP, from the coding sequence TTGCGGGCCATACGCATGGGAAACACCGGCCGGCGCGCCGCCGTCGCAGCCGCCGGGGCCGCCGTCCTCGCCCTGGGCACACAGCTCCCGGCCGCCGCCGTCAACTCGTACAACGCCACCCCGGCGCCCGAACGCACCGAGGTCGGCGCCCTCGTCGCCACCTGGGACGACGACGGTGACCCCGGCACCCCGGACCGGGTGGACTGGGTCTGCTCCGGCACCATGGTGGACTCCGGCACCTTCCTCACCGCCGCCCACTGCACCACCGACTGGCCGGAGAACGTACGCTTCCACGTCTCCCTCGACCAGGACGTCCAGGCCGGCCTGGACCGCGCCGCCGAACAGCACCCCGGCGACCCCGCCGCCGTCGCCCGGGCCGTGGCGGTCCCCGGCACCGCCCACAGCCACCCGGCGTACCCCGGCCCGGCCTCCGACACCCACGACATCGCCGTGGTGGAGGTGGACCCGGCCGCCATGAAGGCCCGCTGGTCCTTCACCCCGGCCACCCTGCCCGCCGCCGGCCTCTTCGACCGGCTCGGCCCGCAGGGCCTCAACGGCGCCGGCTTCACCGTGGCCGGCTACGGCACCCAGGAGGCGCAGCGCGGGCCCGGCGGCCACACCCACCCCGGCGGCGGCGTCCGGATGAAGGCACCCACCACCTTCAACGCCCTCAACGACGCCTGGATCCGGCTGTCGATGACCGCGCCGCAGGGCAACGGCGGCGCCTGCTACGGCGACTCCGGCGGCCCCAACTTCGCCACCGTGAACGGTGAACGGCTGCTGGTCTCCACCACCATCACCGGTGACACCCCCTGCTACGCCACCAATGTGACGTACCGGCTGGACACCCCCGGCGCGCGGGCCTTCCTCGCGCCGTTCGTGAAGCTCCCCTGA